The following proteins come from a genomic window of Plectropomus leopardus isolate mb chromosome 11, YSFRI_Pleo_2.0, whole genome shotgun sequence:
- the st3gal2 gene encoding LOW QUALITY PROTEIN: CMP-N-acetylneuraminate-beta-galactosamide-alpha-2,3-sialyltransferase 2 (The sequence of the model RefSeq protein was modified relative to this genomic sequence to represent the inferred CDS: deleted 2 bases in 1 codon), with amino-acid sequence MKQADADNGLKEVKEERRDLETESDEAAAQALGTVAGLGVGAWPWGGRIPSSTLHRDRRWGWGSWGSWGPSRGAPRLSELRPWLSGSTATTAGGGGSSGGGGGAEKGGRVRCTRRFWVLLGSLVLVFLTSLFFSVSLRGGVGFNYLEPPGWEESRRVKLVPSYVGAHRLSPPDTQQQKTCACPRCVGDPGVSDWFDENYDPDISPVWTRDNIQLPSDVYYWWVMLQPQFKPHSIQQVLLRLFQVIPGRSPYGSWDPGRCLRCAVVGNSGNLRGAGYGATIDGHNYIMRINLAPTVGYEEDAGSHTTHHFMYPESAKNLAANVSFVLVPFKTLDLVWITSALSTGQIRFTYAPVKQFLRVDKDKVQVFNPAFFKYIHDRWTRHHGRYPSTGMLVLFFALHVCDEVNVFGFGADSRGNWHHYWEQNRYSGEFRKTGVHDADYEAQIIQRLAKAGKITVFPGK; translated from the exons ATGAAACAGGCAGACGCAGACAATGGACTAAAAGaggtgaaagaggagaggagagaccttGAGACAGAGAGTGACGAG GCGGCAGCGCAGGCGCTGGGGACAGTGGCAGGCCTAGGGGTGGGGGCATGGCCGTGGGGGGGCCGCATCCCGTCCTCCACCCTGCACCGGGACAGGCGCTGGGGCTGGGGGTCCTGGGGGTCCTGGGGTCCATCCAGGGGAGCTCCCAGGCTCTCCGAGCTCAGGCCGTGGCTAAGTGGCAGCACCGCCACGACGGCAGGGGGCGGAGGTAGTAGTGGGGGAGGAGGCGGGGCG GAGAAAGGAGGCAGGGTGAGATGCACTCGGAGGTTTTGGGTTCTCCTCGGCTCGCTGGTTCTCGTCTTCCTCACCTcgctcttcttctctgtgtcGCTCCGTGGGGGCGTTGGCTTCAACTACCTGGAGCCGCCCGGGTGGGAGGAGTCGAGGCGGGTGAAGCTGGTGCCCAGCTACGTTGGCGCGCACAGGCTGTCACCGCCAGACACCCAGCAGCAGAAGACATGTGCCTGCCCACGCTGTGTCGGAGACCCCGGGGTTTCTGATTGGTTCGACGAGAACTACGACCCGGATATCTCACCTGTGTGGACCAGAGACAACATCCAGCTGCCCTCTGATGTCTACTACTGGTGGGTG ATGTTACAGCCTCAGTTTAAGCCCCACAGCATCCAGCAGGTGTTGCTGAGGTTGTTCCAG GTGATCCCCGGGAGGTCGCCGTACGGCTCGTGGGATCCGGGACGCTGCCTGCGCTGCGCCGTGGTGGGGAACTCCGGAAACCTCCGCGGGGCCGGATATGGGGCGACCATTGATGGACACAACTACATCATGAG GATAAACCTGGCGCCCACGGTGGGCTACGAGGAAGACGCCGGCAGCCACACCACTCACCACTTCATGTACCCGGAGAGCGCCAAGAACCTGGCGGCCAACGTCAGCTTCGTCTTGGTTCCCTTCAAAACGTTGGATCTCGTCTGGATCACCAGCGCCTTGTCCACGGGCCAGATTCGAtt TACCTACGCTCCAGTGAAGCAGTTCCTCCGTGTAGACAAAGACAAG GTCCAGGTCTTCAACCCAGCATTCTTTAAATACATCCATGACCGCTGGACTAGACATCACGGGCGCTACCCCTCCACTGGCATGCTAGTGCTGTTCTTTGCCCTGCATGTCTGTGATGAG GTGAATGTGTTTGGGTTCGGAGCAGACAGCCGGGGAAACTGGCACCACTACTGGGAGCAGAACCGCTACTCTGGAGAGTTCAGGAAGACCGGCGTCC